One genomic region from Tripterygium wilfordii isolate XIE 37 chromosome 20, ASM1340144v1, whole genome shotgun sequence encodes:
- the LOC119986535 gene encoding thioredoxin-like 1-2, chloroplastic isoform X2 → MACSLESQFCVSGLNESMVKAGTKGLVGFCSSFYPSRFQESKAKSFPKLGTDFGGKPIILSDQRSFIDESLKVPNKFFIQVQASICTSRAMKWWEKTLAPNMVEIHSAQVLVDSLLTAGDELVIVDFYSPSCGGCKTLHPKICQLAESHPKAIFLKVNHEELKNMCDCLHIHVLPFFRFYRGAEGRLCSFSCTNGTIHKFKNALARHGADRCSIGPAKGLDHSEHARLATLGELSINLPLPLPLQTVDEERVEDLVVKNIDLPGLWSKTAPNKLELKQESLVV, encoded by the exons ATGGCTTGTTCATTGGAGAGTCAATTTTGTGTTTCTGGGTTGAATGAGTCCATGGTGAAGGCAGGAACCAAAGGGCTTGTTGGGTTTTGTTCCTCTTTTTATCCATCAAGGTTTCAAGAATCAAAAGCAAAATCTTTCCCTAAACTGGGGACTGATTTCGGGGGCAAACCCATTATTCTATCAGATCAAAGGAGTTTTATAGATGAAAGTCTCAAGGTCCCAAACAAGTTCTTCATTCAG GTTCAAGCATCAATCTGCACAAGCAGGGCTATGAAATGGTGGGAGAAAACCCTTGCCCCCAACATGGTGGAGATCCATTCTGCTCAAGTACTTGTGGATTCATTGTTAACTGCTGGTGATGAATTGGTTATAGTTGACTTTTATTCACCTTCTTGTGGCGGCTGTAAAACTCTACATCCAAAG ATTTGTCAGCTGGCAGAATCTCATCCCAAGGCAATATTTCTCAAGGTTAACCATGAAGAACTCAAAAACATGTGTGACTGTCTGCACATCCATGTCCTGCCATTTTTTAGGTTCTACAGAGGAGCAGAAGGGCGGTTATGTAGCTTCAGCTGCACTAATGGAACA ATCCataaattcaaaaatgcactgGCAAGACATGGAGCTGACCGATGTAGCATTGGCCCTGCAAAGGGTTTAGATCACTCTGAACATGCTAGATTGGCAACACTGGGtgaattatcaattaatttgccattgccattgccattgc AGACTGTTGATGAAGAAAGAGTGGAGGATTTGGTTGTGAAAAACATAGACTTGCCTGGTCTATGGAGCAAAACAGCACCCAATAAGCTGGAGCTTAAACAAGAGAGCTTAGTAGTATAG
- the LOC119986535 gene encoding thioredoxin-like 1-2, chloroplastic isoform X3, producing MACSLESQFCVSGLNESMVKAGTKGLVGFCSSFYPSRFQESKAKSFPKLGTDFGGKPIILSDQRSFIDESLKVPNKFFIQVQASICTSRAMKWWEKTLAPNMVEIHSAQVLVDSLLTAGDELVIVDFYSPSCGGCKTLHPKQICQLAESHPKAIFLKVNHEELKNMCDCLHIHVLPFFRFYRGAEGRLCSFSCTNGTIHKFKNALARHGADRCSIGPAKGLDHSEHARLATLGELSINLPLPLQTVDEERVEDLVVKNIDLPGLWSKTAPNKLELKQESLVV from the exons ATGGCTTGTTCATTGGAGAGTCAATTTTGTGTTTCTGGGTTGAATGAGTCCATGGTGAAGGCAGGAACCAAAGGGCTTGTTGGGTTTTGTTCCTCTTTTTATCCATCAAGGTTTCAAGAATCAAAAGCAAAATCTTTCCCTAAACTGGGGACTGATTTCGGGGGCAAACCCATTATTCTATCAGATCAAAGGAGTTTTATAGATGAAAGTCTCAAGGTCCCAAACAAGTTCTTCATTCAG GTTCAAGCATCAATCTGCACAAGCAGGGCTATGAAATGGTGGGAGAAAACCCTTGCCCCCAACATGGTGGAGATCCATTCTGCTCAAGTACTTGTGGATTCATTGTTAACTGCTGGTGATGAATTGGTTATAGTTGACTTTTATTCACCTTCTTGTGGCGGCTGTAAAACTCTACATCCAAAG CAGATTTGTCAGCTGGCAGAATCTCATCCCAAGGCAATATTTCTCAAGGTTAACCATGAAGAACTCAAAAACATGTGTGACTGTCTGCACATCCATGTCCTGCCATTTTTTAGGTTCTACAGAGGAGCAGAAGGGCGGTTATGTAGCTTCAGCTGCACTAATGGAACA ATCCataaattcaaaaatgcactgGCAAGACATGGAGCTGACCGATGTAGCATTGGCCCTGCAAAGGGTTTAGATCACTCTGAACATGCTAGATTGGCAACACTGGGtgaattatcaattaat ttgccattgccattgcAGACTGTTGATGAAGAAAGAGTGGAGGATTTGGTTGTGAAAAACATAGACTTGCCTGGTCTATGGAGCAAAACAGCACCCAATAAGCTGGAGCTTAAACAAGAGAGCTTAGTAGTATAG
- the LOC119986535 gene encoding thioredoxin-like 1-2, chloroplastic isoform X4, translated as MACSLESQFCVSGLNESMVKAGTKGLVGFCSSFYPSRFQESKAKSFPKLGTDFGGKPIILSDQRSFIDESLKVPNKFFIQVQASICTSRAMKWWEKTLAPNMVEIHSAQVLVDSLLTAGDELVIVDFYSPSCGGCKTLHPKICQLAESHPKAIFLKVNHEELKNMCDCLHIHVLPFFRFYRGAEGRLCSFSCTNGTIHKFKNALARHGADRCSIGPAKGLDHSEHARLATLGELSINLPLPLQTVDEERVEDLVVKNIDLPGLWSKTAPNKLELKQESLVV; from the exons ATGGCTTGTTCATTGGAGAGTCAATTTTGTGTTTCTGGGTTGAATGAGTCCATGGTGAAGGCAGGAACCAAAGGGCTTGTTGGGTTTTGTTCCTCTTTTTATCCATCAAGGTTTCAAGAATCAAAAGCAAAATCTTTCCCTAAACTGGGGACTGATTTCGGGGGCAAACCCATTATTCTATCAGATCAAAGGAGTTTTATAGATGAAAGTCTCAAGGTCCCAAACAAGTTCTTCATTCAG GTTCAAGCATCAATCTGCACAAGCAGGGCTATGAAATGGTGGGAGAAAACCCTTGCCCCCAACATGGTGGAGATCCATTCTGCTCAAGTACTTGTGGATTCATTGTTAACTGCTGGTGATGAATTGGTTATAGTTGACTTTTATTCACCTTCTTGTGGCGGCTGTAAAACTCTACATCCAAAG ATTTGTCAGCTGGCAGAATCTCATCCCAAGGCAATATTTCTCAAGGTTAACCATGAAGAACTCAAAAACATGTGTGACTGTCTGCACATCCATGTCCTGCCATTTTTTAGGTTCTACAGAGGAGCAGAAGGGCGGTTATGTAGCTTCAGCTGCACTAATGGAACA ATCCataaattcaaaaatgcactgGCAAGACATGGAGCTGACCGATGTAGCATTGGCCCTGCAAAGGGTTTAGATCACTCTGAACATGCTAGATTGGCAACACTGGGtgaattatcaattaat ttgccattgccattgcAGACTGTTGATGAAGAAAGAGTGGAGGATTTGGTTGTGAAAAACATAGACTTGCCTGGTCTATGGAGCAAAACAGCACCCAATAAGCTGGAGCTTAAACAAGAGAGCTTAGTAGTATAG
- the LOC119986535 gene encoding thioredoxin-like 1-2, chloroplastic isoform X1, whose product MACSLESQFCVSGLNESMVKAGTKGLVGFCSSFYPSRFQESKAKSFPKLGTDFGGKPIILSDQRSFIDESLKVPNKFFIQVQASICTSRAMKWWEKTLAPNMVEIHSAQVLVDSLLTAGDELVIVDFYSPSCGGCKTLHPKQICQLAESHPKAIFLKVNHEELKNMCDCLHIHVLPFFRFYRGAEGRLCSFSCTNGTIHKFKNALARHGADRCSIGPAKGLDHSEHARLATLGELSINLPLPLPLQTVDEERVEDLVVKNIDLPGLWSKTAPNKLELKQESLVV is encoded by the exons ATGGCTTGTTCATTGGAGAGTCAATTTTGTGTTTCTGGGTTGAATGAGTCCATGGTGAAGGCAGGAACCAAAGGGCTTGTTGGGTTTTGTTCCTCTTTTTATCCATCAAGGTTTCAAGAATCAAAAGCAAAATCTTTCCCTAAACTGGGGACTGATTTCGGGGGCAAACCCATTATTCTATCAGATCAAAGGAGTTTTATAGATGAAAGTCTCAAGGTCCCAAACAAGTTCTTCATTCAG GTTCAAGCATCAATCTGCACAAGCAGGGCTATGAAATGGTGGGAGAAAACCCTTGCCCCCAACATGGTGGAGATCCATTCTGCTCAAGTACTTGTGGATTCATTGTTAACTGCTGGTGATGAATTGGTTATAGTTGACTTTTATTCACCTTCTTGTGGCGGCTGTAAAACTCTACATCCAAAG CAGATTTGTCAGCTGGCAGAATCTCATCCCAAGGCAATATTTCTCAAGGTTAACCATGAAGAACTCAAAAACATGTGTGACTGTCTGCACATCCATGTCCTGCCATTTTTTAGGTTCTACAGAGGAGCAGAAGGGCGGTTATGTAGCTTCAGCTGCACTAATGGAACA ATCCataaattcaaaaatgcactgGCAAGACATGGAGCTGACCGATGTAGCATTGGCCCTGCAAAGGGTTTAGATCACTCTGAACATGCTAGATTGGCAACACTGGGtgaattatcaattaat ttgccattgccattgccattgcAGACTGTTGATGAAGAAAGAGTGGAGGATTTGGTTGTGAAAAACATAGACTTGCCTGGTCTATGGAGCAAAACAGCACCCAATAAGCTGGAGCTTAAACAAGAGAGCTTAGTAGTATAG